One genomic region from Streptomyces sp. NBC_00457 encodes:
- a CDS encoding SGNH/GDSL hydrolase family protein has product MIGSYVALGDSFTEGVGDPGPDGAFVGWADRFAVLLADRRPEGDFEYTNLAVRGKLLDQIVADQLPRAVRLAPDLVSFCAGGNDILRPGTDPDEVAERFERAIVQLTSAVGTVMVTTGFDTRRVPVLKHLRGKIATYNGHVRAIADRYGCPVLDLWSLKAIQDRRAWDGDRLHLSAEGHTRVALRAGQVLGLEIPADPEQPWPPLPPRGTLEVRRDDVHWAREYLVPWIGRRLRGESSGDHVTAKGTLSPDDIKERIASVA; this is encoded by the coding sequence GTGATCGGGTCGTACGTGGCGCTGGGGGACAGCTTCACCGAGGGCGTCGGCGACCCCGGCCCCGACGGGGCGTTCGTCGGCTGGGCCGACCGATTCGCGGTACTGCTCGCGGACCGGCGGCCGGAGGGCGACTTCGAGTACACCAACCTTGCCGTGCGCGGCAAACTCCTCGACCAGATCGTGGCCGACCAACTCCCCCGGGCCGTCCGACTCGCCCCGGACCTGGTCTCGTTCTGCGCGGGCGGCAACGACATCCTCCGGCCCGGAACCGACCCCGACGAGGTCGCCGAGCGCTTCGAGCGGGCGATCGTGCAACTCACCTCGGCCGTCGGCACCGTCATGGTGACGACCGGCTTCGACACCCGGCGCGTCCCGGTGCTGAAGCATCTGCGCGGCAAGATCGCCACCTACAACGGACATGTCCGGGCCATCGCCGACCGGTACGGCTGCCCGGTGCTCGACCTGTGGTCCCTGAAGGCCATTCAGGACCGGCGGGCCTGGGACGGCGACCGGCTCCACCTCTCGGCCGAGGGGCACACGCGCGTGGCGCTGCGCGCCGGCCAGGTCCTCGGCCTGGAGATCCCGGCCGACCCCGAGCAGCCCTGGCCCCCGCTGCCGCCGCGCGGCACCCTCGAGGTGCGGCGGGACGACGTCCACTGGGCGCGCGAGTATCTGGTGCCGTGGATCGGGCGGCGGTTGCGCGGGGAGTCGTCGGGCGACCATGTGACGGCGAAGGGCACGCTGTCGCCGGACGACATCAAGGAGCGGATCGCGTCCGTGGCTTGA
- a CDS encoding Glu/Leu/Phe/Val dehydrogenase dimerization domain-containing protein: protein MTTPLMSLVWTDHVTGRQGFLVVDRLVRGVSSGGLRMRAGCTLDEVTGLARGMTMKEALHYDPEGRYVPLGGAKGGIDCDPQDPDAYELLVRYLRAMRPYIETVWTTGEDLGLTQDLVDRAAAEAGLVSSIQAVYPLLDDEAAARRRLADAFDVDVDGIGLDELVGGCGVAESALAALDRASVPYAGTRVAVQGLGTMGGATARFLTRAGLTVVAVADIKGTIANPQGLDVEALLAARDAYGTVDRGVLRPGDRELPGDAWLSVGAEVLVPAAVSYAIDAGNQERITARWIVEAANMPVLPEAEELLAARGVVVLPDVVVNSGTNAWWWWTLFGDIGADADEAFAYTRRSMRALVDLMLARAETDGTTPRAAAHAIVADRLPVIAARFGW, encoded by the coding sequence ATGACAACCCCCCTGATGTCGCTCGTGTGGACCGACCACGTCACCGGGCGCCAGGGCTTTCTGGTCGTCGACCGGCTGGTGCGCGGTGTGTCCAGTGGGGGTCTGCGGATGCGGGCGGGCTGCACCCTCGACGAGGTCACCGGACTCGCGCGCGGCATGACCATGAAGGAGGCGCTGCACTACGACCCCGAGGGCCGGTACGTCCCCCTCGGCGGCGCCAAGGGCGGCATCGACTGCGATCCGCAGGACCCGGACGCATACGAGCTGCTGGTGCGCTACCTGCGCGCCATGCGGCCGTACATCGAGACTGTCTGGACCACGGGCGAGGATCTCGGGCTCACCCAGGACCTGGTGGACCGGGCGGCCGCGGAGGCGGGGCTCGTGTCGTCGATCCAGGCCGTGTATCCGCTGCTGGACGACGAGGCCGCGGCCAGGCGCCGGCTCGCCGACGCGTTCGACGTCGACGTCGACGGCATCGGGCTCGACGAACTCGTCGGCGGCTGCGGGGTCGCCGAGTCGGCGCTCGCCGCGCTGGACCGGGCGAGCGTGCCGTATGCCGGAACGCGGGTCGCCGTGCAGGGCCTGGGCACCATGGGCGGGGCGACGGCACGCTTCCTCACGCGCGCGGGGCTCACAGTGGTGGCCGTCGCCGACATCAAGGGCACGATCGCCAATCCGCAGGGGCTCGACGTCGAGGCCCTGCTCGCCGCGCGGGACGCGTACGGGACCGTCGACCGCGGCGTACTGCGCCCCGGTGACCGGGAACTGCCGGGCGACGCCTGGCTGTCCGTCGGCGCGGAGGTGCTGGTCCCCGCGGCGGTCTCGTACGCGATCGACGCCGGGAACCAGGAGCGGATCACCGCCCGCTGGATCGTCGAGGCGGCCAATATGCCCGTACTGCCCGAGGCTGAGGAGCTGCTGGCCGCGCGCGGGGTCGTCGTGCTGCCGGACGTGGTCGTCAACTCGGGGACGAACGCCTGGTGGTGGTGGACCCTGTTCGGCGACATCGGGGCGGACGCGGACGAGGCGTTCGCATACACACGCCGTTCGATGCGCGCCCTGGTGGACCTGATGCTGGCCCGCGCGGAGACGGACGGGACGACGCCGCGGGCAGCCGCGCACGCCATCGTCGCGGACCGGCTGCCGGTGATCGCCGCACGGTTCGGGTGGTAA
- a CDS encoding TetR/AcrR family transcriptional regulator, which produces MARVRLSVAERREELLKAAIEQIEARGVAAVRIADVATALGVSNALVLYHFSTKEKLVAAAFTHAAEADLAQLRRLLGRRTTALRRLRTAVRWYAPTGQAKGWRLWIEGWAAALREPALREVTRDLDKEWKAAIAEVIAEGVAAGEFRCPDPTGAALRLTALLDGLAVQMTAYTGAVSRARAQEWVDDALARELGLERAAFTASGR; this is translated from the coding sequence GTGGCGAGGGTGCGGTTGAGCGTGGCGGAGCGGCGCGAGGAGCTGCTGAAGGCCGCCATCGAGCAGATCGAGGCACGGGGCGTGGCGGCCGTCCGGATCGCCGACGTGGCCACGGCCCTGGGTGTGAGCAACGCGCTGGTGCTCTATCACTTCTCCACCAAGGAGAAGCTCGTCGCCGCGGCCTTCACCCACGCCGCCGAGGCGGACCTCGCGCAGCTGCGCCGGCTGCTCGGCCGCCGTACGACAGCGCTGCGCCGGCTTCGGACCGCCGTGCGCTGGTACGCGCCCACGGGCCAGGCCAAGGGCTGGCGGCTGTGGATCGAGGGCTGGGCTGCGGCGCTGCGCGAGCCCGCCCTGCGGGAAGTCACCCGGGACCTCGACAAGGAGTGGAAGGCCGCGATCGCCGAGGTCATCGCCGAAGGAGTGGCCGCGGGCGAGTTCCGCTGCCCGGATCCCACCGGCGCGGCCCTGCGCCTCACGGCCCTCCTCGACGGACTCGCCGTACAGATGACCGCCTACACCGGAGCGGTGTCACGCGCGCGTGCGCAGGAATGGGTGGACGACGCCCTCGCCCGCGAACTGGGGCTGGAGCGGGCGGCGTTCACGGCGTCGGGGCGGTGA
- a CDS encoding MOSC domain-containing protein encodes MAHVVELTYYPIKGCAGTSPGEALVTPAGLAHDRGFMVVSEEGVFRTQRRDPRLSLIRPEVGAGGEWLVLWAPGYEALHVDVDASGARRPVDLFGNPYQGIDQGDTAAAWLSDVLRAPSRLVRVPPEHDRVTDGRTPGTSGYADSCALHMLSRSTLDLLNAKVAERGGSPLPMDRFRPNVVVGGWDEPHTEDRAHRITLGDAELGYAKLAIRCAVTLVDQETGTRDGPEPLRTLAGYRRAAEGGVAFGAKFAVLRPGKVTVGDEVDVQVWGDSEL; translated from the coding sequence ATGGCTCATGTCGTCGAACTGACCTACTACCCCATCAAGGGGTGTGCCGGGACCTCGCCGGGCGAGGCGCTCGTGACACCCGCGGGTCTCGCCCACGACCGCGGCTTCATGGTCGTCAGCGAGGAGGGAGTGTTCCGGACGCAGCGGCGGGATCCGCGGCTGTCGCTCATCCGGCCGGAGGTCGGCGCCGGCGGGGAGTGGCTGGTGCTGTGGGCGCCGGGGTACGAGGCCCTGCACGTCGACGTGGACGCGTCCGGGGCTCGGCGGCCGGTCGACCTGTTCGGGAATCCGTATCAGGGCATCGACCAGGGGGACACGGCCGCAGCCTGGCTGTCGGACGTGCTCCGGGCACCCAGCAGACTCGTCCGCGTGCCGCCCGAGCACGACCGGGTGACCGACGGCCGGACACCGGGCACCTCCGGCTACGCCGACAGCTGCGCACTGCACATGCTCTCCCGCTCCACCCTGGACCTCCTCAACGCCAAGGTCGCCGAGCGCGGCGGCAGCCCGCTGCCGATGGACCGCTTCCGCCCGAACGTCGTCGTCGGCGGCTGGGACGAACCGCACACCGAGGACCGCGCCCACCGCATCACCCTCGGCGACGCCGAACTGGGCTACGCGAAGCTCGCCATCCGCTGCGCCGTCACCCTGGTCGACCAGGAGACCGGGACCAGGGACGGCCCGGAACCGCTGCGCACGCTCGCCGGCTACCGTCGGGCGGCCGAGGGCGGAGTCGCGTTCGGGGCTAAGTTCGCGGTGCTGCGGCCGGGCAAGGTGACGGTCGGGGACGAGGTGGACGTGCAGGTCTGGGGCGACTCGGAGCTGTAG
- a CDS encoding MBL fold metallo-hydrolase: protein MTGFRSLSSGLRALQPAAFGADPSGERLARIRRSPHFKDGVFLNPGGEARTRPSGSSVELAKGFFDKDTRPRRAPQGTVPVHATTLADISRPPATGLRLTWMGHSSVLAEIDGRRVLFDPVWGERCSPFAFAGPKRLHPVPMPLAALGPVDVVVISHDHYDHLDMPSIKTLAGTDTLFAVPLGVGAHLEHWGVSADRLRELDWHEETKVGGLTLTATPARHFCGRGLRNTQHTLWASWSVAGENHRIYHSGDTGYFEGFKDIGADYGPFDATMIQIGAYSEYWPDIHMTPEEGMRAHLDLQGGTPAGVMMPIHWATFNLAMHPWAEPGEGTVAAARAEGARVALPRPGEPFEPTAETVPSEPWWRAVAAAPAGGWPDADVHTGASTKTATEGPADTAGDVPGSAAEDSGEAAAVPAG, encoded by the coding sequence GTGACCGGATTCCGTTCCCTGAGCTCCGGGCTCCGCGCACTGCAGCCCGCGGCCTTCGGCGCGGACCCCAGTGGTGAGCGTCTGGCCCGTATCCGCAGATCGCCTCACTTCAAGGACGGGGTCTTCCTGAATCCCGGCGGCGAGGCCCGGACCCGGCCCTCCGGCTCGTCCGTGGAGCTCGCGAAGGGTTTCTTCGACAAGGACACCCGCCCCCGCCGCGCCCCACAGGGCACGGTGCCGGTGCACGCCACCACCCTCGCCGACATCTCCCGGCCGCCCGCCACCGGACTGCGGCTGACCTGGATGGGGCACTCCAGCGTGCTCGCGGAGATAGACGGTCGGCGCGTGCTGTTCGACCCCGTCTGGGGCGAGCGCTGCTCCCCGTTCGCCTTCGCCGGCCCCAAGCGACTGCACCCGGTACCCATGCCGCTGGCCGCGCTCGGCCCGGTCGACGTCGTCGTCATCTCGCACGACCACTACGACCACCTGGACATGCCTTCGATCAAGACGCTGGCGGGCACGGACACCCTGTTCGCCGTGCCGCTCGGTGTCGGCGCCCACCTCGAACACTGGGGTGTCTCCGCGGACCGGCTGCGCGAGCTGGACTGGCACGAGGAGACCAAGGTCGGCGGCCTCACCCTGACCGCCACCCCGGCCCGCCACTTCTGCGGCCGCGGACTGCGCAACACCCAGCACACCCTCTGGGCCTCCTGGTCGGTCGCGGGCGAGAACCACCGGATCTACCACAGCGGAGACACCGGCTACTTCGAGGGCTTCAAGGACATCGGCGCCGACTACGGCCCCTTCGACGCCACGATGATCCAGATCGGGGCCTACTCCGAGTACTGGCCCGACATCCACATGACCCCCGAAGAGGGCATGCGCGCCCATCTGGACCTCCAGGGCGGGACACCCGCCGGGGTGATGATGCCGATCCACTGGGCCACCTTCAATCTGGCGATGCACCCGTGGGCGGAACCCGGCGAGGGCACCGTCGCCGCCGCCCGTGCGGAGGGCGCCCGCGTGGCCCTGCCGCGTCCCGGGGAGCCCTTCGAGCCCACGGCCGAGACCGTGCCGTCCGAGCCCTGGTGGCGTGCGGTGGCCGCGGCCCCGGCCGGCGGATGGCCGGACGCCGACGTTCACACCGGCGCCTCGACGAAGACCGCGACCGAAGGCCCGGCGGATACGGCCGGTGACGTTCCGGGCAGTGCTGCCGAGGACAGCGGCGAGGCCGCGGCCGTACCGGCGGGCTGA